DNA from Verrucomicrobiaceae bacterium:
TTGGAAGAGGTCTGCGTGGCGATGGATTGCACGCCCACGAAGAAGGGCTTTCGTCGGCTTCAAGCGCTGCGCTGGCTTTATGAAGGCAAGAGCCGCGAGCAAGTCGCTGACCTCTCAGGCTTCAGCCTGCGGCAGGTTTTGCGCTTCATCCAAGTCTTCAATCTCGCCGGCCTTGATGGTCTCATTCCTGGACGCAGCAGCGGGCGTCGCCGCATCCTGCCCAAGGAACAGGTGAGCGATAAAATCCTACCTCTCATCGAAGACCCCTCACTGGCCGGACAAAGCCACTGGACCGCTGTGAAATTGCACGGCTGGATCAAGCAGAACCTGCAAACCCAGCTCGGCTACAGCACCACCGTGCGCTATCTCCACGAGCACGACTACCGCATCAAGGTTCCGCGCCCTTGGCCGCTCAATCAGGATGAGGACAAGCGCCAAGCCTTCTGCGAAAAGCTCCAGCGCTGGGTGGCCGATCCGAGCGTCGACCTGTGGTTCAGCGACGAAAGCGGCTTTGAAGGCGATCCGCGCCCGCGCCGTACCTGGACCAAGATCGGCAAGGTGCGCCACTCACCCTATCTCGGTGAGCACATCCGCTACAATGTGTTTGGCGCAGTGCGGCCCAAAGATGGAAGGCTCGGCGCACTGCTCTTCAACCTGTGCGACAGCGTCACTTTTCAGGTGTTCCTCGACACTCTGGCCGAAGAGAATCCGCACGTGGCAGGACGCCGCGCCATCCTGGTGCTCGACAACGCCTCATGGCACAAGACCAAGAGTCTTAACTGGCACCACTTTGAGCCCGAGTATCTGCCACCACGCTCGCCCGATCTCAACGCCATCGAACGCTTGTGGCTGCGCATGAAGGCCGACTGGTTCAACGGCTGGATCGCCAAGACTTCCGAGCAACTTCAGGACCGTATCATCGAGTCCCTACGCTCTTTGTTCGACCAGCCATCCATCCTTCAGTCCCAGTGCCGCCCAAAGACGCGTTTATGACATTCTTTTTGAGAACCGGTCTATCATCTACCCGGCTGGCGCGAAAGCGTTGTCGAGGCAGGCTGCGAGCTCCCGACTCCGCCCGAATCTGTCTGGACACCATCCGCTATGTGCTCAAACGGGCTCTCAG
Protein-coding regions in this window:
- a CDS encoding IS630 family transposase — protein: MARPCITLNLENATLEEVCVAMDCTPTKKGFRRLQALRWLYEGKSREQVADLSGFSLRQVLRFIQVFNLAGLDGLIPGRSSGRRRILPKEQVSDKILPLIEDPSLAGQSHWTAVKLHGWIKQNLQTQLGYSTTVRYLHEHDYRIKVPRPWPLNQDEDKRQAFCEKLQRWVADPSVDLWFSDESGFEGDPRPRRTWTKIGKVRHSPYLGEHIRYNVFGAVRPKDGRLGALLFNLCDSVTFQVFLDTLAEENPHVAGRRAILVLDNASWHKTKSLNWHHFEPEYLPPRSPDLNAIERLWLRMKADWFNGWIAKTSEQLQDRIIESLRSLFDQPSILQSQCRPKTRL